The following are encoded in a window of Microbacterium sp. LWO13-1.2 genomic DNA:
- a CDS encoding PucR family transcriptional regulator — translation MPAVEQPTLRTLLQRRDLGLRLVSPVESLRDAALDRPLRWVHSSDLADPTPFLAEDLALLTTGTQFADEDAAAIETYVGRLADRGVVGLGFGTEVYRVGIPDELVAACAARGMPLFEVPYRTPFIAVARAHSEAIAAQAYARRSWALDAQRALALAALRPRGLDATLAELGRRLDAWVGMFDAAGALSVSHPRDAVDAAVLDELGMRIMEILSRGLEAGQSLTIDGRTFMLFTVGRGGHLRGVVALAIDAIDAEARSVVTSVIAMAGLALEQSEQLARSRRRLHAQLLDSLLADDPALARRVLGSIPAAPVVVAVTGDAPVGPLSDWWERRRTEHGTAAFLAESVEGVTICVSAVDEELFDEVALRFGIRLGVSEPEAYDAFSRAHAQALAALRQQSGEGAIRFADTVGSSILSALATDEARLVAESRLAPLRDHDRRTGAELERSLRSWLEHDARVESAATALAVHRHTLRSRIAQAGTILGVELSSFPARAELWTLLQTARD, via the coding sequence ATGCCCGCCGTGGAACAGCCGACACTGCGCACGCTGCTCCAGCGCCGCGACCTCGGGCTGCGCTTGGTCTCGCCCGTCGAATCGCTCCGCGACGCGGCGCTGGACCGCCCTCTTCGCTGGGTGCACAGCTCGGATCTCGCGGATCCGACCCCGTTCCTCGCCGAGGACCTCGCGCTGCTCACGACCGGGACGCAGTTCGCCGACGAGGATGCCGCCGCCATCGAGACCTACGTCGGGCGACTCGCTGATCGCGGCGTGGTCGGGCTCGGCTTCGGCACCGAGGTGTATCGCGTCGGCATCCCCGATGAGCTCGTCGCGGCCTGCGCTGCGCGCGGGATGCCCCTGTTCGAAGTCCCTTACCGTACGCCGTTCATCGCGGTCGCGCGCGCGCACTCCGAGGCGATCGCCGCGCAGGCATATGCTCGGCGATCGTGGGCCCTGGACGCGCAACGTGCGCTCGCGCTCGCGGCTCTCCGCCCCCGAGGGCTCGATGCGACTCTCGCCGAACTCGGACGCCGACTCGACGCCTGGGTCGGCATGTTCGACGCCGCGGGCGCGCTGAGCGTCTCGCATCCGCGGGACGCCGTCGACGCAGCGGTCCTCGACGAACTGGGCATGCGGATCATGGAGATCCTCTCCCGCGGTCTCGAGGCCGGCCAGTCGCTGACGATCGACGGCCGCACGTTCATGCTCTTCACCGTCGGGCGGGGCGGTCACCTGCGCGGCGTGGTCGCCCTCGCGATCGACGCCATCGACGCGGAGGCGAGATCGGTCGTCACCTCTGTGATCGCCATGGCCGGTCTCGCCCTGGAACAGAGCGAACAACTGGCCCGCAGTCGGAGAAGGCTGCACGCTCAGCTCCTGGACTCCCTCCTCGCCGACGACCCCGCGCTGGCGAGGAGGGTGCTCGGCAGCATCCCGGCCGCGCCCGTGGTCGTCGCCGTCACCGGGGATGCCCCGGTCGGACCGCTCTCGGACTGGTGGGAACGCCGCCGCACGGAGCACGGAACCGCCGCATTCCTCGCCGAATCCGTCGAAGGCGTCACCATCTGCGTGTCAGCCGTCGACGAAGAGCTGTTCGACGAGGTCGCCCTACGGTTCGGGATCCGCCTCGGAGTGTCCGAACCTGAGGCGTACGATGCCTTCTCTCGCGCTCACGCCCAGGCGCTCGCTGCACTGCGCCAGCAGAGCGGCGAGGGTGCGATCCGCTTCGCGGACACCGTCGGCTCCAGCATCCTCAGTGCCCTGGCCACCGACGAGGCGCGGCTGGTCGCCGAGTCACGGTTGGCGCCGCTGCGCGACCATGACCGGCGGACCGGGGCCGAGCTGGAGCGCTCGCTGCGAAGTTGGCTGGAGCACGATGCGAGGGTCGAATCCGCCGCGACGGCACTGGCCGTCCACCGGCACACATTGCGTTCCAGAATCGCCCAGGCCGGCACGATTCTGGGCGTCGAACTGTCTTCCTTCCCTGCTCGCGCCGAGCTGTGGACACTGCTCCAAACCGCCCGGGATTGA